One genomic segment of Rivularia sp. PCC 7116 includes these proteins:
- a CDS encoding DUF2103 domain-containing protein — protein sequence MAKPTSKSGRLVWNHSTHINGLIPILERLCNQDSIQTITPGEIRRVRGHSPHMQLRVSVPIRGGFKIIARHGKTVQEVFILTTLEQNQLQDAILVAMKK from the coding sequence ATGGCTAAACCCACCTCGAAATCCGGTAGACTTGTTTGGAATCACTCTACTCATATCAACGGTCTCATCCCGATTCTTGAACGTCTCTGCAATCAAGATAGTATTCAAACTATAACGCCAGGAGAAATCCGTCGTGTAAGGGGTCACTCTCCTCATATGCAATTACGAGTATCGGTTCCGATTAGAGGTGGGTTTAAAATTATCGCACGTCACGGTAAAACCGTTCAAGAAGTATTTATCCTGACAACTTTAGAACAGAATCAACTACAAGATGCTATTTTAGTTGCCATGAAAAAATAG
- the clpS gene encoding ATP-dependent Clp protease adapter ClpS produces the protein MVTKVSSHYYGMANAPTIAPERSGQVTRKTYPNFKVIVLNDDFNTFGHVAECLMKYIPGMSSDRAWELTNQIHHEGQAIVWVGPQEPAELYHQQLRRAGLTMAPLEAA, from the coding sequence ATGGTTACTAAAGTATCAAGTCATTATTATGGGATGGCTAACGCACCAACTATAGCACCAGAGCGTTCTGGTCAAGTTACGCGCAAAACATATCCTAATTTTAAAGTGATTGTCCTTAACGATGACTTCAATACTTTTGGACACGTTGCCGAATGTTTGATGAAATATATTCCCGGAATGAGTAGCGATCGCGCTTGGGAACTCACCAATCAGATACATCACGAGGGACAAGCAATTGTTTGGGTAGGACCTCAAGAACCTGCCGAACTATATCACCAGCAATTACGCAGAGCTGGTTTGACAATGGCTCCTCTTGAGGCGGCGTAA
- a CDS encoding FAD-dependent oxidoreductase, translated as MKRPLSLLTLCCSFISFLTPLSVVAAPSRNPDKTIKCDILVVGGGLSGIATAYESLLAGKEVCLTEITDWMGGQISSQGTSALDERPTQRQKLFYSRGYLELRKRIRQTYGELNPGDCWVSDSCFLPKDGHRVLAKMLKDAQRKGKGKLQWFPNTVIKEIEKNDGGKIIGSAYAIQHKPASGAPPINTFTLSQTIEDAYTYEDSSRFSKSIIRFVPKQQKDDAPNWYVVDASETGEIVGLADVPYRLGIDKRSYLEPSSSSVTNDPYCTQGFTYTFAMETTKDSQEHEEPSFYQQYAPYYSYELKRLASFELVHTYRRIWSPKKGEAMKFGGINFTAPTPGDISMQNWTWGNDYRPGTSKDNLIYTRGQLQASGQLEAGGWMGGLRTEALRKGEEISQGYFYWLVRGTTDSQLGDGVKKLHPNHRYLKGLNSPMGTAHGLSKYPYMREGRRIIGRPSYAHPQGFTIEEIDISRRDYTDEYYRNILPARMYRRLKASLAGLEATSVLTGKKRPEDVARRTRSTVFPDAVGIGHYAIDFHPCMTKSPPEAPGNTEREGERRGAGQAYPFQIALRAMIPQKIDNLLIAGKSIATSHIAAAAYRVHSFEWSAGAAAGTTAAFALKNNIAPYELVDELPRIEPQLIKLQRLLKQNNNPTAFPDTSIFNENWNDWK; from the coding sequence ATGAAACGCCCGCTATCTTTACTTACTCTTTGCTGTAGTTTTATTTCATTTTTAACCCCATTATCTGTTGTTGCTGCACCATCAAGAAACCCAGATAAAACTATAAAATGTGACATCTTGGTTGTAGGTGGTGGACTATCTGGCATAGCAACGGCTTATGAAAGTTTACTTGCAGGAAAAGAAGTTTGCTTAACAGAAATAACTGACTGGATGGGAGGACAAATTTCTTCTCAAGGAACGTCGGCACTAGATGAGCGCCCGACTCAACGCCAAAAGCTATTCTATTCTCGCGGTTATTTAGAATTGCGAAAACGTATTCGTCAAACTTATGGTGAACTAAACCCTGGTGACTGTTGGGTTTCTGATTCTTGTTTTCTTCCTAAAGATGGTCATAGAGTATTGGCTAAGATGCTCAAAGATGCCCAAAGAAAAGGTAAAGGTAAACTGCAATGGTTTCCTAACACTGTTATCAAAGAGATTGAAAAAAATGATGGTGGAAAAATAATTGGTAGCGCTTATGCTATTCAACACAAACCGGCGAGTGGTGCCCCTCCGATCAATACTTTTACTTTATCTCAAACCATCGAAGATGCTTATACTTATGAAGATTCTTCGCGTTTTAGTAAATCTATTATCCGGTTTGTTCCCAAACAACAAAAGGATGATGCTCCCAACTGGTACGTAGTAGATGCTAGCGAAACTGGCGAAATTGTCGGACTTGCAGATGTCCCTTATCGTCTTGGCATTGATAAGCGTTCTTATTTGGAGCCTTCTTCTTCTAGTGTGACAAACGATCCTTACTGCACCCAAGGTTTTACTTATACCTTTGCAATGGAGACTACGAAGGACTCTCAAGAACACGAGGAGCCAAGTTTTTATCAGCAATATGCTCCCTACTACAGCTATGAATTAAAACGTCTAGCTAGCTTCGAGTTAGTGCATACCTATCGTCGTATTTGGAGTCCTAAAAAGGGCGAAGCGATGAAGTTTGGTGGTATTAACTTTACCGCTCCCACGCCTGGGGACATTTCCATGCAAAACTGGACTTGGGGTAACGATTATCGTCCGGGAACCTCTAAAGACAATCTGATTTATACTCGCGGACAGCTTCAAGCCAGCGGACAGTTAGAGGCTGGTGGCTGGATGGGAGGACTCAGAACCGAAGCTTTACGTAAAGGTGAGGAAATTTCCCAAGGGTACTTTTACTGGTTGGTAAGGGGAACTACGGATTCTCAACTTGGTGACGGTGTCAAGAAACTTCATCCAAACCATCGCTATTTGAAAGGTTTAAATTCCCCTATGGGAACGGCACACGGATTATCTAAATATCCTTATATGCGTGAAGGAAGGCGGATTATTGGTCGTCCTAGCTATGCCCATCCCCAAGGTTTTACTATCGAGGAAATTGATATTTCTCGCCGCGACTACACTGACGAATATTACCGCAATATTTTACCTGCAAGAATGTATCGTCGGCTAAAAGCTTCTTTAGCGGGTTTAGAAGCTACATCAGTGCTTACCGGTAAGAAGCGTCCGGAAGATGTAGCGCGGCGGACTCGTTCTACTGTTTTCCCTGATGCGGTTGGTATTGGACATTATGCAATTGATTTTCATCCCTGCATGACAAAAAGTCCTCCAGAAGCGCCGGGAAATACCGAGCGTGAAGGTGAAAGACGCGGTGCAGGACAAGCTTATCCATTCCAAATTGCACTTAGAGCGATGATTCCTCAGAAAATTGATAACTTGTTAATAGCTGGTAAAAGTATTGCAACTAGTCATATTGCTGCTGCTGCTTATCGCGTACATTCTTTTGAATGGTCTGCGGGAGCGGCTGCGGGAACTACAGCAGCTTTTGCACTCAAGAATAATATCGCACCCTACGAATTGGTGGATGAATTACCTAGGATAGAACCTCAGCTAATTAAGTTACAGCGCTTGTTAAAGCAAAACAACAACCCCACTGCTTTCCCCGATACTTCAATTTTCAATGAAAACTGGAATGATTGGAAATAA
- a CDS encoding M23 family metallopeptidase, protein MNNEVSLVNPIKGQLHSILKGVKAKFGFKIALGVASAIPIALTNVAAEAAQVQLNPPSPKLGDTISVIVTPDNPSNGRNLKVTSNGKTYPVFPIAPNQYRAFIPTTPLQKSGRKVIRVSGDGTTRNLAVWLKWRRFPTQRITLRGGKGGLKATQLELDRVKAFKALVTPTKYWNGAFRRPNNSRISTIYGVRRYYNGKFANNYYHRGVDYAGGYGSPIVAPAAGRVALVGRESQGFKVHGNVVGIDHGQGVTSIFMHLNRINVKEGDMVKPGQLIGGIGSTGASTGPHLHWGVYVNGQAVDPVPWRFSAIK, encoded by the coding sequence ATGAATAATGAGGTCAGCTTAGTTAATCCTATTAAGGGGCAACTCCATTCAATTTTGAAAGGTGTAAAAGCAAAATTTGGTTTCAAAATAGCGCTAGGTGTTGCCAGCGCTATTCCAATCGCCCTTACAAATGTTGCAGCAGAAGCCGCACAAGTTCAACTAAATCCACCATCCCCCAAACTAGGAGACACAATATCGGTAATTGTAACTCCCGATAATCCCTCCAATGGTCGTAATTTAAAAGTTACTAGCAACGGAAAAACTTATCCAGTATTTCCAATCGCACCAAATCAGTATCGTGCATTTATACCTACGACTCCATTACAGAAATCTGGAAGAAAGGTGATTCGTGTTTCGGGTGATGGAACAACACGAAACTTAGCCGTATGGTTGAAATGGCGTAGATTTCCAACTCAAAGAATTACCTTGCGTGGTGGTAAAGGTGGTTTAAAAGCTACACAACTCGAACTTGATAGAGTAAAAGCTTTCAAAGCACTTGTTACACCAACAAAATATTGGAACGGTGCTTTCCGCAGACCAAATAATTCACGTATAAGCACAATCTATGGTGTTCGTCGCTACTATAATGGTAAATTTGCAAATAACTACTATCACCGTGGCGTTGATTACGCAGGCGGTTATGGTTCGCCCATAGTTGCACCTGCTGCTGGGCGAGTTGCTTTAGTAGGTAGAGAATCCCAAGGTTTTAAAGTACACGGTAATGTAGTCGGTATCGACCACGGACAAGGAGTGACTAGCATCTTTATGCACTTGAATCGGATTAACGTCAAAGAAGGTGACATGGTAAAACCGGGACAACTGATTGGCGGCATCGGTTCTACTGGTGCTTCTACGGGTCCTCATTTACACTGGGGTGTGTACGTTAACGGACAAGCTGTAGACCCAGTGCCCTGGCGATTCAGTGCAATTAAATAA
- a CDS encoding late competence development ComFB family protein: protein MSIEKIVEQALQDGYLTPAMEAEVGRICDNASELSIEEYMALDRLMGALLTGEVVAVPRKQFINVMEELVLTEAIARVAEIEATSDKSLDVGDIAAYALNRLPPLYATTEEGATYQRQRAKAELQEFISQQVGEAISRYLDRPDFYPERQAIGKNTGNEVLRQVSTLLQAYAPNFEQKS from the coding sequence ATGAGTATCGAAAAAATTGTAGAACAAGCTCTCCAGGATGGTTATTTAACACCAGCAATGGAAGCCGAAGTTGGGCGCATCTGCGACAATGCCTCCGAACTCTCTATAGAAGAGTACATGGCACTTGATAGATTAATGGGGGCATTGTTAACCGGTGAGGTAGTGGCGGTACCTCGCAAACAGTTTATAAACGTTATGGAAGAATTGGTGTTAACGGAGGCGATCGCACGAGTAGCAGAAATTGAAGCTACTAGCGATAAATCCCTTGACGTAGGGGATATAGCTGCCTATGCACTGAATCGTTTACCACCTCTTTATGCCACCACAGAAGAAGGTGCGACTTACCAGCGGCAAAGGGCGAAAGCAGAACTTCAAGAGTTTATTTCCCAGCAAGTCGGAGAAGCAATTTCTCGTTATTTAGATAGACCTGATTTCTACCCCGAACGTCAAGCTATTGGTAAAAACACGGGCAACGAGGTATTGCGTCAAGTTAGCACCTTACTTCAGGCTTACGCTCCAAACTTTGAACAAAAGAGTTGA